One Podarcis raffonei isolate rPodRaf1 chromosome 18, rPodRaf1.pri, whole genome shotgun sequence genomic window carries:
- the PLPPR3 gene encoding phospholipid phosphatase-related protein type 3 has product MISAKDKAKAPKDSMTLLPCFYFVELPIVASSIVTLYFLELTDLFKPAKVGFQCYDRALSMPYVETNEEMIPLLMLLSLAFAAPAASIMVGEGIIYCLQSNVKGRASSEGSINAGGCNFNSFLRRTVRFVGVHVFGLCATALVTDVIQLATGYHAPFFLTVCKPNYTLLGISCDANPYITQDICSGQDQHAILSARKTFPSQHATLSAFAAVYVSMYFNSIISDSTKLLKPILVFAFAIAAGICGLTQITQYRSHPIDVYVGFLIGSGIAAYLAYHAVGNFRAPAEKAPSNPPAKDALRALTQRGHDSVYHQNKSVSTDELNPQTRLEGINRQVQREKNSLGSLKRASVDVDLLAPRSPMGKENMVTFSNTLPRVNTPSMDDPARRHMTIHVPVDASRSKQLITEWKQKSVEGRGMTLAEEVARRVGSDCLVGEDDEHIPPSLYPTVQARTAERAAMGPRVLIQPRPGATQLVHIPEESQANAGANISPKSSSAVRAKWMMMAEKGSASQRVANPPRLMQVIAMSKQPGMVSVTPKHSETSSSSTSSDSSQYRSPSERDSSSVVTIDAHAPHHPVVHLSSGNGPWEWKATQKVPDGTDTYELNDMAKDFRGFRPAKSAGVSPGSSVSDIEQDEPRYGSVATINVAAGMGGGETSPAENMLGGPSRESTLRRKPTSLTVGEKDGQAEETENFYKKMQANRRFKD; this is encoded by the exons ATGATCTCGGCAAAGGACAAGGCCAAGGCTCCGAAAGACAGCATGACTCTTCTTCCCTGCTTCTACTTTGTCGAG CTGCCCATTGTGGCTTCTTCGATTGTGACGCTCTACTTCTTGGAGCTGACGGACCTCTTCAAGCCCGCCAAGGTGGGTTTCCAGTGTTACGACCGGGCCCTTTCCATGCCCTACGTGGAGACCAATGAAGAGATGATCCCATTGCTAATGCTGCTCAGCTTGGCTTTCGCGGCCCCCGCGGCCTCC atCATGGTGGGCGAAGGCATCATCTACTGCCTGCAGTCCAACGTCAAGGGCCGCGCCAGCTCCGAGGGCAGCATCAACGCCGGTGGCTGCAATTTCAACTCCTTCCTCCGCAGGACGGTCCGGTTCGTGG GTGTCCACGTTTTCGGTCTCTGCGCCACGGCCCTCGTGACGGACGTGATCCAGCTGGCCACGGGGTACCACGCCCCGTTCTTCCTGACTGTCTGCAAGCCCAACTATACCCTTCTGGGCATCTCCTGCGACGCCAATCCTTACATCACGCAGGACATATGTTCGGGGCAAGACCAGCATGCCATCCTTTCGGCCAG gaaaaccttccCCTCCCAGCACGCCACGCTCTCCGCTTTCGCCGCCGTCTACGTGTCG ATGTACTTCAACTCCATCATCTCCGACAGCACCAAGCTCCTCAAACCCATCCTGGTCTTCGCCTTTGCCATCGCAGCCGGGATCTGCGGCCTGACGCAGATCACACAGTACCGAAGCCACCCCATCGACGTCTACGTGGGTTTCCTGATCGGGTCCGGCATCGCAGCCTATCTG GCCTACCACGCCGTGGGCAACTTCCGCGCTCCGGCCGAGAAGGCCCCGTCCAACCCCCCCGCCAAGGACGCTTTGAGGGCCCTGACCCAGCGGGGCCACGACTCGGTCTACCACCAGAACAAGTCGGTCAGCACCGACGAGCTGAACCCGCAGACACGGCTGGAGGGCATCAACCGTCAGGTCCAGCGCGAGAAGAACTCCCTGGGCAGCCTGAAGCGGGCCAGCGTTGACGTGGACCTTCTGGCCCCCCGCAGCCCCATGGGCAAGGAGAACATGGTCACCTTCAGCAACACACTGCCGAGGGTCAACACACCCTCGATGGATGACCCCGCCCGGCGCCACATGACCATCCATGTCCCCGTGGATGCCTCACGTTCCAAGCAGCTGATCACCGAATGGAAGCAAAAGTCCGTCGAAGGCCGGGGGATGACCTTGGCTGAGGAAGTGGCCCGGCGGGTCGGCTCCGATTGCTTGGTCGGAGAGGACGACGAACATATCCCGCCGTCGCTGTACCCCACCGTCCAGGCCCGAACAGCCGAGCGTGCCGCCATGGGTCCCCGGGTCCTCATCCAGCCAAGACCCGGAGCGACCCAGCTGGTCCACATCCCCGAGGAAAGCCAGGCGAACGCAGGGGCCAACATTTCGCCCAAGAGCAGCTCGGCCGTGCGGGCAAAATGGATGATGATGGCCGAGAAAGGGTCGGCGTCACAGAGAGTGGCCAACCCGCCGCGCCTCATGCAGGTCATCGCCATGTCCAAGCAGCCAGGGATGGTTTCGGTGACACCCAAACACTCGGAGACATCTTCGTCGTCCACCAGCTCCGATTCCTCGCAGTACCGGTCGCCGTCGGAACGGGACAGCTCCAGCGTCGTCACCATTGACGCGCACGCCCCGCACCATCCGGTCGTGCACCTGTCGTCCGGGAACGGGCCGTGGGAATGGAAAGCCACCCAGAAAGTGCCGGACGGGACGGACACTTACGAGCTGAATGACATGGCCAAGGATTTCCGCGGCTTCCGGCCGGCCAAGAGCGCCGGCGTCTCCCCGGGGTCGTCGGTCAGCGACATCGAGCAGGACGAGCCGCGGTACGGCAGTGTGGCCACCATCAACGTGGCAGCGGGAATGGGGGGCGGAGAGACCAGCCCGGCGGAAAACATGCTCGGGGGGCCCAGCCGTGAGTCGACGCTGCGCCGCAAGCCGACAAGCCTGACGGTCGGCGAGAAGGACGGCCAGGCGGAGGAGACAGAAAACTTCTACAAGAAGATGCAGGCCAACCGGCGGTTCAAAGACTAG